From a region of the Sebastes umbrosus isolate fSebUmb1 chromosome 10, fSebUmb1.pri, whole genome shotgun sequence genome:
- the LOC119495848 gene encoding uncharacterized protein LOC119495848: protein MACYYIVISSTHLRDGQLRSIKGVFRGPIGASGQRNTEEGDSSFYCELCDKQYVRHQQYDNHINSHDHHHKQRLKELKQREFYRALACRRQRRRREEVREERALRRLHKHEERRTGDCAPGSGPMFRSTTVAVDPSNQTRPDFVQNWGDVHPSGAALGPKPQTPLIQPFLPLDPALETSLLGNAQWPYDPTDANSTTTTTTESCILNNDMTTKTRHFNKIPWAHNYSSNPIMTNNIPTTTNGSIFNKNFSKEITTGNAADINTSRADVQSVRGRLRPVSFSLPKRSCVLLHQSAAVFIQASGKQEGVTAQERVKDVGEKVADQQLKSPVSVDAVGVDHWGDTGNQCSGDIKSAIQHSEAGANMSIVSGTEAQVSLCNRNVIRVEDSVISGNGGQLSLCNDNGTGARVGGETGTGAHLYLNSVSTVVAKDSVRRDSEAETHDDDEVKDLLCPATNQPQKSVLHETKESSIQPKESNGAKDATSSPPNRPKEPFCRVLSRDGSRVLLWPSEMVSYTKTSPSISFSINPLLYDFRAHNKAKEGGEEKKGGREGIKPPVIKQPDCQRRQEVMEGGRELKIDEREEEDEAGNPIAHCSGGGDGAPDRCGCRDESALKFVPAECHLAPTPGLQKTGRRRRRKRRGGVRRGMRKRGRRKRGEETDRKDSERGRRIISGVSVNQMFEGERLKREGAEKEERREKGLLSNLAVHRLVGGRERKMRGEERRIRGDQPERERVGRNDEKRGELLSNLPVNRCNRCNQLCVQVKREASQHQSQQSASGWGHGLRKLLCRGAACNSLISPVPGSVTETPRCPAITPDPAQNDREIHKNTGRQEGQRDEERRNPRRTEIIGEDAFNLVVSSPCRGTSRELQICLVPAPRRETACDPAISLVPTPFRETACSQRQTIPAGHSRPASGLAPRCSAQQTGIRSAGADVTLPSNAMSKEAMSKRAAAKRKTAPPEAGETPRKKRKRGRRQARRAVCDPRQEGACVGSTADLGVETGTILCGPDGNGTEKNCHLVCRTKHSVCHKTNNSEPDNYCRCDDSNGGNGDACAGEGKRKCRTDCDTTSDHSQCDKKHDDATRDNPDDNPSCGETDKDEGRSPDHVDKPTCNTADTPVDFCTCSVDADRCQCENKSENVSSDTDKTTDVCEEAAAQRSECNDGCNCKTNDACYHNCDYNNTHNKSGLNEEVETKPPSHIQHNLSDPIDQKTCSRIDQGNGDDIDAAQCDYLSDCNRCANVVGVRNATEADVLREAERDAEKERKKVKEKQEEWEKEWVRRKEREDRERRKEIDFYAEKRPRFPHALPPQCVPLHAPLLLPPSSSSSFSFRHTIIQHHLSLLPPPSHLPVHSYPHLLTSFSPPLTLNPPPPPPPLHPSFYSSSPHIPFLEAPGPYPLATAFHPMQSHHHHHHPSLYPPHHPAVLPLQVLF from the exons gtgagagaggagCGAGCGCTGAGGAGGCTCCACAAGcatgaagagaggaggacgggGGATTG TGCTCCAGGTTCTGGTCCCATGTTCCGGTCCACCACGGTGGCGGTCGACCCGTCAAACCAGACCAGACCGGACTTCGTGCAGAACTGGGGCGACGTCCATCCGAGCGGCGCCGCGCTGGGACCAA AGCCTCAAACCCCGCTGATCCAGCCCTTCCTCCCACTGGACCCCGCACTGGaaaccagtctcctgggcaacGCGCAGTGGCCGTACGACCCGACGGACGCCAACAGCACCACGACGACGACCACTGAATCCTGCATCCTCAACAACGACATGACCACCAAAACCAGGCACTTTAACAAGATCCCCTGGGCTCATAATTACTCAAGCAACCCCATTATGACCAATAACATCCCCACCACCACTAATGGCTCCATTTTCAACAAAAACTTCAGCAAGGAAATCACCACCGGTAACGCAGCAGACATCAACACTAGCAGAGCAGACGTCCAGTCCGTACGCGGCAGACTCCGCCCCGTGTCCTTTTCGCTGCCCAAAAGGAGCTGCGTCCTCCTCCACCAATCAGCCGCCGTCTTCATCCAAGCCTCGGGGAAGCAAGAAGGCGTGACGGCGCAAGAGAGAGTCAAAGACGTGGGGGAGAAAGTCGCAGATCAGCAGCTCAAATCTCCAGTATCTGTGGACGCTGTAGGTGTGGATCACTGGGGGGACACTGGAAACCAGTGCAGTGGGGACATTAAAAGTGCAATCCAGCACTCTGAGGCTGGAGCCAATATGTCTATTGTCTCTGGGACCGAAGCCCAGGTTTCTTTATGTAATCGCAATGTGATCAGAGTCGAGGACTCTGTTATCAGCGGGAATGGAGGCCAGCTCTCCTTATGTAATGACAATGGGACTGGAGCCCGAGTCGGCGGTGAGACCGGGACTGGAGCTCATCTTTATTTAAACAGTGTTAGCACAGTTGTGGCTAAAGATTCAGTGCGTAGAGACAGCGAGGCTGAAACCCATGACGATGACGAGGTGAAAGATTTGCTTTGTCCTGCAACAAATCAGCCTCAAAAATCAGTTTTACATGAGACCAAAGAGTCTTCAATCCAGCCCAAAGAATCAAACGGCGCTAAAGACGCAACTTCTTCGCCTCCAAATCGTCCCAAAGAGCCGTTTTGTCGAGTCCTGAGCCGAGACGGCAGCCGGGTTCTTCTATGGCCGTCGGAGATGGTCAGCTACACCAAGACGTCGCCCTCCATCTCCTTCAGCATCAACCCTCTACTGTACGACTTCAGAGCACACAACAAGGCCAAGGAAGGGGgcgaggagaagaaaggagggCGGGAGGGAATAAAGCCGCCTGTGATCAAACAACCCGACTGCCAACGGAGGCAGGAAGTtatggagggaggaagggagctGAAGATAGATGAaagggaagaagaggatgaggcAGGAAATCCTATAGCCCATTGTAGCGGCGGTGGTGACGGTGCTCCGGACCGCTGCGGCTGCCGTGATGAAAGCGCTTTAAAATTCGTTCCCGCAGAATGCCACCTTGCACCGACGCCAGGCCTTCAGAAAacaggcaggaggaggaggaggaagaggaggggaggagtgaggagaggaatgaggaagagggggaggaggaaaagaggagaggagacggatAGAAAAGACTCAGAAAGGGGAAGGAGGATAATAAGCGGCGTTTCTGTGAATCAGATGTTTGAAGGCGAGAGGTTGAAAAGAGAGGGCGCCGAGAAAGAGGAGCGCAGAGAAAAGGGGCTATTAAGTAATCTGGCGGTGCATCGGCtggtgggagggagagagaggaagatgaggggagaagagaggaggataaGAGGAGATCAGCCGGAGCGAGAGAGGGTAGGTAGAAATGACGAGAAGCGAGGAGAGCTATTAAGTAATCTTCCTGTGAATCGGTGTAATCGGTGTAACCagctgtgtgtgcaggtgaAGAGGGAGGCCAGCCAGCATCAATCCCAGCAATCAGCCTCCGGGTGGGGCCACGGGCTCAGAAAGCTCCTCTGTAGGGGTGCAGCATGTAACTCACTGATTAGCCCCGTCCCCGGGTCTGTAACAGAGACGCCACGCTGCCCTGCAATTACGCCCGACCCTGCTCAGAACGACAGAGAGatacacaaaaatacagggagGCAGGAAGGgcagagagatgaggagcggaGGAATCCGAGGAGGACGGAGATAATAGGAGAAGACGCGTTTAACCTCGTGGTTTCTTCTCCCTGTCGAGGAACATCACGCGAGCTGCAAATTTGTCTTGTTCCTGCGCCTCGCAGGGAAACAGCGTGCGATCCGGCGATTAGCCTCGTCCCCACTCCCTTTAGAGAAACAGCGTGCAGTCAAAGACAAACAATACCGGCAGGACACAGCCGCCCTGCGTCGGGCCTGGCGCCACGCTGCTCCGCACAACAGACAGGAATCAGATCAGCCGGCGCAGACGTGACCCTCCCCAGCAATGCCATGTCAAAGGAAGCGATGTCGAAGAGAGCAGCCGCCAAGAGGAAGACGGCACCGCCCGAGGCCGGGGAAACGCCGAGGAAGAAACGGAAAAGGGGAAGGAGGCAAGCGAGGCGAGCCGTGTGTGATCCGAGACAGGAAGGAGCTTGTGTCGGGTCGACCGCTGACCTCGGCGTGGAGACTGGGACAATCCTGTGCGGTCCAGACGGCAACGGGACGGAGAAAAACTGCCACTTAGTCTGCAGGACAAAACACAGCGTGTGTCATAAAACGAATAACAGTGAGCCGGACAACTACTGCCGCTGTGATGACAGTAACGGCGGCAACGGCGACGCCTGTGCAGGCGAGGGAAAGAGGAAGTGCCGGACTGACTGTGACACAACAAGCGACCACAGTCAGTGTGATAAAAAACACGATGACGCTACTCGTGACAATCCTGACGACAATCCAAGCTGTGGCGAGACGGACAAAGACGAGGGTCGCTCTCCTGATCACGTAGACAAACCTACCTGCAACACCGCGGACACACCTGTGGACTTCTGTACCTGTAGCGTGGACGCTGACCGCTGTCAGTGTGAAAACAAGAGTGAAAACGTGTCCTCTGATACTGATAAAACCACTGATGTTTGTGAGGAAGCTGCAGCTCAGAGATCAGAGTGTAACGACGGCTGTAACTGTAAAACCAATGACGCATGTTATCACAATTGTGATTACAACAACACACATAACAAAAGTGGGCTGAATGAGGAGGTTGAAACCAAACCGCCGAGTCACATCCAACACAACCTCTCTGATCCAATTGATCAGAAAACCTGCAGCCGTATCGATCAGGGAAATGGAGACGATATTGACGCTGCTCAGTGTGATTATCTTAGTGATTGTAATCGCTGCGCTAATGTCGTTGGCGTCAGAAATGCGACAGAGGCTGACGTACTGAGAGAGGCGGAAAGAgatgcagagaaagagaggaagaaggtgaaggagaagcaggaggagtGGGAGAAGGAGTGggtgaggaggaaggagagagaggacagggagaggaggaaggagataGATTTCTACGCAGAAAAGAGGCCTCGTTTCCCCCACGCCCTCCCTCCGCAGTGCGTCCCCCTCCAcgctcccctcctcctcccgccttcctcctcttcctccttctccttccgtCACACCATCATCCAGCAtcacctctccctcctcccgcCGCCGTCGCACCTCCCCGTCCACTCGTACCCTCACCTTCTCACCTCCTTCTCCCCACCTCTCACTCTTAATCCtccaccgcctcctcctcctcttcatccctcttTCTACTCCTCATCCCCCCACATCCCGTTCCTGGAAGCCCCCGGTCCGTATCCCTTAGCGACGGCGTTTCATCCCATGCAgagtcaccaccaccaccaccacccgtcTCTGTATCCCCCGCATCATCCTGCAGTCCTGCCCTTACAGGTGTTGTTCTAA